The Candidatus Binataceae bacterium genome window below encodes:
- a CDS encoding helix-turn-helix domain-containing protein, which yields MTVNELSEYLRVHRSTIYRLLKKGQLPGFKIGSDWRFNVEAIDEWRLQQGAAQLEELRAEIGH from the coding sequence TTGACGGTCAACGAGCTGTCTGAGTACCTGCGGGTCCACCGCTCGACGATCTATCGCCTGCTGAAAAAGGGACAGTTGCCGGGTTTCAAGATTGGCAGTGACTGGCGCTTCAACGTTGAAGCGATCGACGAATGGCGTCTGCAGCAGGGCGCCGCGCAACTCGAGGAGTTGCGAGCCGAAATC
- a CDS encoding DUF72 domain-containing protein, with the protein MAPQVRIGASGFSYKEWLGNFYPPKLPGPKMLAYYAERLPTVEINYTFRAMPRRAMLERWAEQTPAHFRFALKAPQRITHFARLRNTDETVGFFAETAAVLGERLGPALFQLPPDFSRDVPLLREFIAMLSGRLRAAFEFRNRSWFEGDSALQALGDGGAALCIAESDRQASPVERTAPYVYVRLRKETYDDDALREWAGRLARVGEGADEIYVYFKHETGAPVLAARLERLLSGLH; encoded by the coding sequence ATGGCTCCGCAGGTGAGGATCGGCGCTTCCGGCTTCAGCTACAAAGAGTGGCTCGGAAACTTCTACCCGCCGAAGCTGCCGGGTCCCAAGATGCTGGCGTATTACGCCGAACGGCTTCCGACGGTGGAGATCAATTACACTTTTCGCGCGATGCCGCGCCGCGCGATGCTCGAGCGCTGGGCCGAACAGACACCGGCGCACTTTCGCTTCGCGCTCAAGGCGCCGCAGCGCATCACGCATTTCGCTCGCCTGCGCAATACGGACGAGACCGTCGGCTTCTTCGCCGAGACTGCTGCGGTGCTGGGCGAGCGCCTGGGTCCCGCGCTGTTCCAGCTTCCGCCCGACTTCAGCCGCGACGTGCCGCTGCTGCGCGAGTTCATCGCGATGCTCAGCGGACGCTTGCGTGCGGCCTTCGAGTTTCGCAACCGTTCATGGTTTGAGGGCGACTCCGCTCTGCAGGCGCTCGGCGACGGCGGCGCCGCGCTCTGCATCGCGGAGAGCGATCGCCAGGCAAGCCCGGTCGAGCGCACCGCGCCATATGTCTACGTGCGGCTGCGCAAGGAGACCTATGACGACGACGCGCTTAGGGAGTGGGCCGGGCGCCTGGCGCGCGTAGGGGAAGGCGCCGACGAGATCTATGTCTACTTCAAGCATGAAACCGGCGCTCCTGTGCTCGCGGCACGGCTCGAACGACTGTTGAGCGGGCTTCACTGA
- a CDS encoding polymer-forming cytoskeletal protein, protein MAAAEESRIGKGTKVSGNLHFHGTVRIEGEADGEIVGDEVVIAEGAVVSAKITATRLTIAGTVSGEIVVRQRLELTSSARLRCTINTPSLILNEGAQFDGDCRMPRDRLAA, encoded by the coding sequence ATGGCTGCAGCGGAAGAGTCGCGAATCGGTAAGGGGACCAAGGTCTCGGGGAATCTGCATTTTCATGGCACCGTGCGAATCGAGGGCGAAGCCGACGGCGAGATAGTCGGCGATGAGGTGGTGATTGCGGAAGGCGCCGTGGTGTCGGCCAAAATCACCGCGACGCGGCTGACTATTGCCGGTACCGTCAGCGGCGAAATCGTGGTGCGCCAGCGCCTGGAACTGACATCCTCGGCGCGCTTGCGATGCACGATCAACACGCCCAGCCTCATTCTCAACGAAGGCGCGCAGTTCGACGGCGATTGCCGGATGCCGCGCGACCGCCTGGCTGCCTAA
- a CDS encoding SDR family oxidoreductase has protein sequence MGEFDGKVAIVTGGTRGLGCATALRLARGGATLALNYRRDEQSARRALEEIRAFAPRSILLQADLGEDEQVRAMVRRAGEELGRVDILIANAAATAFRPLLALKPHNLTRTFNLSVGGFVAAVQESARLMSTGGRIVMISGVDSIRFTAGHGALGAAKAALESMVRDFAFELGPRGITVNGVNFALIDSDSSRLYMGDDFERIARAAAERSALKRVPSAEEIAAVVCLICMPDAAFLTGQTIMVDGGLSLASPFVP, from the coding sequence ATGGGCGAATTCGACGGCAAGGTGGCGATCGTCACGGGCGGCACGCGCGGGCTAGGTTGCGCAACAGCGCTCAGGTTAGCGCGCGGTGGCGCAACCCTTGCGCTCAACTACCGCCGCGACGAGCAGAGCGCGCGGCGCGCGCTTGAGGAAATTCGCGCTTTCGCGCCGCGCTCGATCCTGCTGCAGGCCGACCTTGGCGAGGACGAGCAGGTGCGCGCGATGGTCCGCCGCGCGGGCGAGGAGCTCGGCCGCGTCGATATTCTGATCGCCAACGCCGCCGCGACCGCGTTCCGCCCGCTGCTCGCACTCAAACCGCACAATCTTACCCGGACCTTCAACCTGAGCGTCGGCGGCTTCGTCGCCGCGGTTCAGGAGAGCGCACGTCTGATGAGCACGGGCGGGCGCATCGTAATGATCTCGGGAGTCGACTCGATTCGCTTCACCGCCGGACACGGCGCGTTGGGCGCGGCCAAGGCGGCGCTGGAGAGCATGGTGCGCGACTTCGCCTTCGAACTCGGGCCGCGCGGCATCACGGTCAACGGCGTTAATTTCGCGCTGATCGACAGCGACTCGTCGCGGCTCTACATGGGCGATGATTTCGAACGGATCGCGCGGGCCGCGGCTGAGCGCTCGGCGCTCAAACGCGTCCCGAGCGCCGAGGAGATCGCGGCCGTTGTCTGCCTCATCTGCATGCCTGACGCGGCTTTTCTAACCGGGCAGACGATTATGGTCGACGGCGGCCTGTCGCTGGCGTCGCCCTTCGTGCCCTGA